CTTATCAACCCGAACAACGCTTAATCCGGGTCCACCCCAAGGGCCGGTATGGAGTTCGATGCCAAGACGACGATCGGTATCTTCGTCGTCATCGTCGCCGTCGGCGTGCTCGGCCTGCTGGCGATGGGCGTGATGGAGACCGGAACCGTCCTGATGATGGTCCTCCCCGCTCTCGTCGTCTTCGGGTTGCTGTTCATGTTCCTCGGCGTCAAGCACGGCGAGTACCGCGCGATCCGCTGACCGACGCGTCGCTCGCGCGGCGGCGTGGACGCGCGACCGCCCGCCGAGCCAGTGGGAGTTCTTTCGGCCGCGTTCCGAGGAGCGACTGCCATCCACCCGCCGCGGTTGCGCACCGTGCTGTACCGCGAGCGAGGCGTCTCGCGATGCAGCTTTTACCAGCGAGCCGCCAGCGACACGCTCCGCGGTCGCTGGCGCGCGAGCGCAGTAGGAGGTGGTGGTCCTAGACCCCGATGCCGTCCTGCGAGAAGCCGACGAGGAGGGAGCCGGCGGCCATGCCGAGCGCGGCGATCGCCAGCGCGATGTCCGGTACGGGGGTGTCCGGCAGGCCGCCGAAGATGACGAGCGCGCTGCACAGGACGAGGAGACCGACGCCGATGGTGAGTCTTCGTGAATCCGTTGCCATGCGACCCGGTTCGGTCCCGATCGGATTAAGTTCCTGCGAATCCGTCCTACACGTGTTCACGACCCTCGTGAGATAAAGTAGCACGCGGCGCGGGTCGCGTGAGCGGACGCGAGGCTGCGTGAACGGGTGCGCGGCGACTCGCGGTGCTTTTGTCCGCGGGCGGATCAGCGGGGGTATGGACGACGACGAGCGGGCGCGACTGCGGACGATCGCGGACTACCAGTTCGGCGCGGGGGCGGGGGCGGCGCTGTTCCCCGACGGGGAGGCGCTGGCGGTCTGGCGCTCCTCGACCGGCCGTCCCCAGCAGGTCCAGACCGCCGACGAGACGCGCCTCGTCTCCTACGGCACCGACGGTCGGTTCACGCTCGCGTACGCGGGCGGCGCGCGCCTCCACGACGCGCTCGGTCGGCCGCGCGTCGAGGTCGGCGAGGAGAGCGTCCCGTTCGTCCGCGACGGGAAGAACGCCTTCGCGAAGTTCGTCCGCCACGCGGACGCCGACGTCCGCCCCGGCGACGAGGTGCTCGTCACCCACGCGGGAGCGCTACTCGCGGTCGGCCGGGCGGAACTCCCCGCCGCCGGGATGGCGGACTTCGAGACGGGGATGGCCGTGAAGGTGCGGGACGGCGCGGGAACCGGGGAGTGAGCGGCCGACGGACGGCCGCCGAGCGGGAGTCCACTACGCTTTTGCCGCCAGACCGAGTGGCTCCACGTATGTTCGGAGGCGGCGGCGGGCTCGACCCGCGCAAGATGAAACAGATGATGAAGCAGATGGGCATCGAGGTCACCGAGATCGACGCGGAGGAGGTCGTCATCCGGACGGCCGACGAGGACCTCGTGTTCACGGACGCCGACGTCCAGCGCATGGACGCCCAGGGGCAGGCCACCTACCAGATCGTGGGCGATCCCGAGTCGCGCCCGCGCGCCGAGGGTGCCGCGGAGGCGGGGTCCGAGGAAGCCACCGGCGACGTGGACGCGGACGCCGAGGCGACCGACGCGTCAGCCATCCCCGACGCCGACGTCCAGATCGTCGCCCAGCGGACGGGGGCGAGCGAGGAGGAGGCCCGGGCGGCCCTCGAAGCCGAGGGGGGCGACCTCGCCGCGGCGGTCAGCCGACTGGAGTAACGAGCGTGTACCTGTTCGTCCGCGACGGACGCGAGTACCTGCTCGCGCCGGGCGAGACGCTCGAGAGCGACCTCGGTATCCTGGAGGTACCCGAGGACGTCTCGCCCGGCGACACGGTCGAGACCCATCTCGGCGAGGCGTTCGAGGTGCGCGACCTGCGCGGGCCGGACCTGTTTGCCCACTTCGAGCGGACGGGCGCGCCGATGATGCCGCGCGACATCGGCCTCGTCATGGGCCACACCGGGGCCTGCGAGGGCGACCGCGTCCTCGACGCCGGGACCGGAACGGGCGTGCTGACCGCTTACCTCGCCCGCGCCGGCGCGTCGGTCGTCACCTACGAGCGAAACCCCGAGTTCGCGGAGGTGGCGCGCTCGAACGTGGAGATCGCTGGCGTCCCGGATCGGGTGGAGGTACGCGTCGGGGACGTGGTCGACGACCTCGACGACCTCGACGACCTCGGGACGTTCGACCTCCTGACGCTCGACACCGAGGACGCCCCGCGGATCGTCTCGCGAGCGCGGGATCTGCTCGTGTCGGGCGGTTACGTCGCCGCATACGTCCCGTTCGTCGAGGGGACGAGGGCGGTCGTCGAGGCCGCGCGGGAGGCCGATCTCGACGAGATCGAGACCTACGAGACGCTCCAGCGGGAGATGGACTTCGACGCCCGCGGCTCGCGCCCCTCGACGGCCGGCGTCGGCCACACCGGCTACCTCGTGTTCGCCCGCATCTGATCGATCGCCGCGACCGGGGTAGTTTAATGAGACTACCTGCCGTAGCTTTCGGGCATGAGCGATGCAGACTCCCCCGAGGAGCGCTTCGACGAGACCACGACGTGGCCCGACCTCGGCATCGCGCTGTACGACCGCCTGACCGGGCGGAACGCCGAGATCGAGTACGAGTTCGAGGACATGAACGTGTTCGTCCCGAGCAAGGCGGGGGAGGGGGCAGAGCACGCCCACTGGCGACTCGACGGGACGCTGACGATCACGACGCGCGAGCAGCGCGACTGACCGGGTGACCCGACGCGTTCATCCCGTCGACGTCACCGCGGACCTGACGCTGACCATCGACGGCCAACCCATCGCGGTCGAGTCCTACACCGACACGGTGCTCGTCGACCTTCCGTCGATCGGTGCCGCCCGCGCGGTCGCCCGCTCCGGGCTGCGTCGCGCGGACCGACTCGATCGCCTGCTTCACGACCTCGACGTGACCGTGGTGTTTCGCATCGACGGGACGCCCGTCGCCCGCATGGGCGCGGCCGCCCGTCCGGGGCCGGTGGCCCGCATCGCGCCGATCGAGCCCGACGCCCGCGGAATCCTCCGCACCGCGCTCGCGGCCCCGATTCGCGCGCTCAGCTGACCGCTCGGAGCAGTTCGAACAGCTCCGACCGGCACGCGCCCGCGTCCGGTCCGAGTGCTTCCCCTTCTCCCTCCGCGCCGAGTGCCGCCCCGAGTTCGGGGAGGGTCGTGGGGTACGCCCCGCCCGCGACGCGGAACCCGTCGTCCGTCGCCCAGACGCCGAGCCACCCCTCCACCGGAACCGCCTCCGGGCGTGCGCTCGCGTCGGCGTCGAGCGGCAGTCGGGCGCGGAACGACTGCAATCTGGCGCGCGCTCCCGAGCGAACGCGGACCCGTTCGGTGCGCCCGCGCTCGACCCCCCGGAACCCCCGTCCTCGGAGGTCGTTCGCGAACGTCCGCCGCGCCTCGGCCGCGAC
The Halomarina pelagica DNA segment above includes these coding regions:
- a CDS encoding PUA domain-containing protein, yielding MDDDERARLRTIADYQFGAGAGAALFPDGEALAVWRSSTGRPQQVQTADETRLVSYGTDGRFTLAYAGGARLHDALGRPRVEVGEESVPFVRDGKNAFAKFVRHADADVRPGDEVLVTHAGALLAVGRAELPAAGMADFETGMAVKVRDGAGTGE
- a CDS encoding DUF7333 family protein — translated: MEFDAKTTIGIFVVIVAVGVLGLLAMGVMETGTVLMMVLPALVVFGLLFMFLGVKHGEYRAIR
- a CDS encoding nascent polypeptide-associated complex protein, with the protein product MFGGGGGLDPRKMKQMMKQMGIEVTEIDAEEVVIRTADEDLVFTDADVQRMDAQGQATYQIVGDPESRPRAEGAAEAGSEEATGDVDADAEATDASAIPDADVQIVAQRTGASEEEARAALEAEGGDLAAAVSRLE
- a CDS encoding methyltransferase domain-containing protein, which codes for MYLFVRDGREYLLAPGETLESDLGILEVPEDVSPGDTVETHLGEAFEVRDLRGPDLFAHFERTGAPMMPRDIGLVMGHTGACEGDRVLDAGTGTGVLTAYLARAGASVVTYERNPEFAEVARSNVEIAGVPDRVEVRVGDVVDDLDDLDDLGTFDLLTLDTEDAPRIVSRARDLLVSGGYVAAYVPFVEGTRAVVEAAREADLDEIETYETLQREMDFDARGSRPSTAGVGHTGYLVFARI